A single region of the Opitutus sp. genome encodes:
- a CDS encoding cyclic nucleotide-binding domain-containing protein yields the protein MGSRDAQINVALVRLAPQFALTALAAVYLPGAVFPLLCGLIALLSPLWKSPMLDLLHALYGDVRLAITYDFKFIQNQLFNVLLHARLKFADRRFLLIATSYTVLWLVILFLGGCALLQVNALELLQRFRDSGGLHFTALALLTTFGLMVAVTVSLLGWFAWKHLRAWLRLRTATTLHPQSMTVDPERIKTLLSRTLLFRGLAAADIAVLAAAVVAEEHSAGSLVVREAELGEKLYIVFSGRVEVVRELAVGRTEAIATLQEADIFGEIALLALDRTRRRSVRCLTDSVLLSLGRAEFEQLVLTRLSRDTIEQTVQKMAFLQRIPLSRHWSPHAVASFARRSIFQDFRPGEIVITEGRENGFFHLIHEGEMRVLKQDKEVASLNSGQFFGEISLLQNSIATATIVAHSPCRNLILSKTDFLNFITQDFLIGIQFEEISSKRLGHPIFPLNG from the coding sequence ATGGGCAGTCGGGACGCCCAAATCAACGTCGCCCTCGTTCGCCTCGCCCCGCAGTTTGCTCTGACCGCACTGGCCGCCGTTTACCTGCCAGGCGCTGTTTTCCCACTCCTTTGCGGACTCATCGCCCTGCTCTCCCCGCTTTGGAAATCGCCCATGCTGGACCTGCTGCACGCCCTCTACGGCGACGTGCGCCTCGCCATCACCTACGACTTCAAGTTCATCCAAAACCAGTTGTTTAACGTCCTGCTGCACGCCCGGCTCAAGTTCGCAGACCGCCGCTTTCTGCTCATCGCCACCAGCTACACGGTGTTATGGCTGGTGATTTTATTCCTCGGCGGTTGCGCACTTCTGCAGGTCAACGCACTCGAGTTGCTGCAACGCTTCCGGGACTCCGGCGGCCTCCATTTCACCGCACTGGCCCTGCTCACGACCTTCGGCCTGATGGTAGCCGTCACCGTGAGCCTGCTCGGCTGGTTTGCATGGAAACACCTACGCGCGTGGTTGCGTCTGAGGACCGCCACGACGCTCCACCCCCAGTCGATGACGGTCGACCCGGAGCGTATCAAAACCCTGTTGAGCCGCACCTTGCTCTTCCGTGGTCTGGCTGCGGCGGACATTGCCGTTCTGGCCGCGGCGGTGGTCGCCGAGGAGCATTCCGCCGGCAGCCTCGTGGTGCGTGAAGCCGAACTGGGCGAAAAACTCTACATCGTATTCTCCGGCCGGGTAGAGGTGGTGCGCGAACTCGCCGTAGGTCGAACCGAAGCGATTGCCACCCTGCAGGAGGCGGACATTTTTGGCGAAATCGCCCTTCTGGCGCTCGATCGCACCCGCCGCCGCTCGGTGCGTTGCCTCACCGACAGCGTTCTGCTCTCGCTGGGCCGGGCTGAGTTTGAGCAACTCGTGCTCACGCGCCTTTCCCGCGACACCATCGAGCAGACGGTGCAAAAAATGGCCTTTCTGCAGCGCATCCCGTTGTCGCGCCACTGGAGCCCGCATGCGGTGGCCTCCTTCGCCCGACGTAGCATTTTTCAAGACTTCCGCCCCGGCGAAATCGTCATCACCGAAGGCCGTGAAAACGGTTTTTTCCACCTCATCCACGAGGGTGAGATGCGCGTCCTCAAGCAGGACAAAGAAGTCGCCTCGCTGAATTCGGGGCAGTTTTTCGGCGAGATCAGCCTGCTGCAAAACAGCATCGCGACGGCGACCATCGTTGCCCACTCGCCTTGCCGAAACCTGATCCTGTCCAAAACCGACTTCCTCAATTTCATCACCCAGGATTTTCTGATCGGCATCCAATTCGAGGAGATCAGCTCGAAGCGCCTCGGCCACCCGATCTTCCCCCTCAACGGGTAA
- a CDS encoding type IIA DNA topoisomerase subunit B, which produces MASNYTEDSIKTLSPLEHIRLRPGMYIGRLGNGSNVEDGIYVLLKETIDNSIDEYTMGHGKKIEIELNDRSIRVRDYGRGIPLGKLIDCVSIINTGAKYDSETFQKSVGLNGVGQKAVNALSLSFTAQAIREGETRVVEFEQGKLSKDRKNHKTAERNGTIISFTPDAALFGQDFKFRPEFIEEMLWNYAYLNRGLTLTFNGKAYKSENGLKDLLVKKLTGDTLYPIVHIEAEDIEVALTHGAHYGEEYYSFVNGQHTTMGGTHLAAFREALVATLRNFFKKDYDAADIRQSVIAAVSIRVQEPVFESQTKTKLGSNDLGPKGPTIRQFIGGFLQTHLDNWLHRNPEAADALKRKIEESERERKELSGIRNLARERAKKASLHNRKLRDCRVHLDTKDKRAEASTIFIVEGDSASGSLTSCRDVQTQAVFALKGKPLNTFGLTKKVIYENEEFHLLQSALNIEDGMDGLRYNKVIIATDADVDGMHIRLLLLSFILQFFPELITQGHLFILETPLFRVRNKKETRYCYSEAEKQAAMMKLGQAAEITRFKGLGEVSPAEFKDFIGENMRAEKVTLDRLHDVEGLLTFYMGKNTPTRQDFIISNLRAEKDLIEA; this is translated from the coding sequence ATGGCGTCCAATTACACCGAAGATTCGATCAAAACCCTTTCCCCGCTCGAACACATCCGGCTGCGCCCCGGCATGTACATCGGGCGCCTGGGCAACGGCTCCAACGTCGAGGACGGCATCTACGTGCTGCTCAAGGAAACCATCGATAACTCGATCGACGAGTACACGATGGGCCACGGTAAAAAGATCGAAATCGAGCTCAACGACCGCTCCATCCGCGTGCGCGACTACGGCCGCGGCATCCCGCTGGGCAAACTCATCGACTGCGTCTCGATCATCAACACCGGCGCCAAATACGACAGCGAGACCTTCCAAAAATCCGTCGGTCTCAACGGCGTCGGCCAAAAAGCGGTCAACGCCTTGTCGCTTTCCTTCACCGCCCAGGCCATCCGCGAGGGCGAGACGCGCGTCGTCGAGTTCGAGCAGGGCAAGCTGAGCAAGGACCGCAAAAACCACAAAACCGCCGAGCGCAACGGCACGATTATCTCGTTCACCCCCGACGCGGCGCTCTTTGGCCAAGACTTCAAGTTCCGCCCCGAGTTCATCGAGGAGATGCTCTGGAACTACGCCTACCTCAACCGCGGGCTCACCCTCACGTTCAACGGCAAGGCCTACAAATCCGAAAACGGCCTCAAGGACCTGCTGGTTAAAAAACTCACCGGCGACACCCTTTACCCGATCGTCCACATCGAGGCCGAGGACATCGAGGTCGCCCTCACCCACGGCGCCCACTACGGCGAGGAGTACTACTCGTTCGTCAACGGCCAGCACACCACCATGGGCGGCACCCACCTCGCCGCGTTCCGCGAAGCGCTGGTCGCCACCCTGCGCAACTTTTTCAAAAAAGACTACGACGCCGCCGACATCCGCCAATCGGTCATCGCTGCGGTTTCGATCCGCGTGCAGGAGCCCGTGTTCGAGTCGCAGACCAAGACCAAACTCGGTTCCAACGACCTTGGGCCCAAGGGCCCGACGATCCGCCAATTCATCGGCGGATTTCTGCAAACTCACCTCGACAACTGGCTGCACCGCAACCCCGAGGCGGCCGACGCCCTCAAGCGCAAGATCGAGGAAAGCGAGCGCGAGCGCAAAGAGCTCTCCGGCATCCGCAACCTCGCCCGCGAGCGCGCCAAAAAAGCCTCCCTGCACAACCGCAAGCTGCGCGACTGCCGCGTGCACCTCGACACCAAGGACAAACGCGCCGAAGCCAGCACGATCTTCATCGTCGAGGGCGACTCCGCCTCCGGCTCGCTGACCTCCTGCCGCGACGTGCAGACCCAGGCCGTCTTCGCCCTGAAGGGCAAACCGCTTAACACCTTTGGGTTAACCAAGAAGGTGATTTACGAAAACGAGGAATTTCACCTTCTGCAAAGCGCGCTCAACATCGAGGACGGCATGGACGGCCTGCGTTACAACAAGGTCATCATAGCCACCGACGCCGACGTCGACGGCATGCACATCCGCCTGCTGCTGCTCTCGTTTATCCTGCAGTTTTTCCCCGAGCTGATCACCCAAGGCCACCTGTTCATTTTGGAGACGCCGCTGTTCCGCGTGCGCAACAAAAAGGAAACGCGTTACTGCTACAGCGAAGCGGAAAAGCAGGCCGCGATGATGAAGCTCGGCCAGGCCGCCGAGATCACGCGCTTCAAAGGTTTGGGCGAAGTGAGCCCGGCCGAGTTCAAGGATTTCATCGGCGAGAACATGCGCGCCGAGAAAGTCACCCTCGACCGCCTGCACGACGTCGAGGGGTTGCTCACCTTCTACATGGGCAAAAATACACCCACGCGGCAGGATTTCATCATCAGCAACCTGCGCGCCGAGAAGGACCTGATCGAGGCGTAA
- a CDS encoding ATP-binding protein, with product MKTEPEKPDLLKDQLKYLKLGYLLRHHGELTAEAAKARCSHAEFLRRLVQAETQDRQIRALERRIQAARFPVKKTVDQFQWDWPKELNEAQVRHLFELGFVKERTNAVFCGGVGLGKTHLASALGYAACQAGYTVLFTTAVDAINALVTAQSLHRLQAELKRYMTPAVLVLDEVGYLPLDKSGADLLFQIVSQRYERGSLIVTTNKAYKHWAGIFNNDAGITAAILDRLLHRAQTVVIEGKSYRMKDRLADEPAS from the coding sequence ATGAAAACAGAACCCGAAAAACCCGATTTATTAAAAGACCAGCTCAAGTATCTGAAACTCGGTTACCTGTTGCGTCACCACGGCGAACTGACGGCCGAGGCGGCCAAGGCGCGCTGTTCGCACGCCGAATTTTTACGCCGACTGGTGCAGGCCGAGACCCAGGACCGCCAGATCCGGGCGCTGGAGCGGCGTATCCAGGCGGCGCGCTTCCCGGTCAAGAAAACCGTCGACCAGTTCCAGTGGGACTGGCCCAAGGAGTTGAACGAAGCGCAGGTGCGGCACCTCTTCGAACTGGGCTTTGTCAAGGAGCGCACCAACGCGGTGTTTTGCGGTGGTGTGGGGCTTGGGAAGACACATCTCGCGAGCGCGTTGGGCTACGCGGCCTGCCAGGCGGGTTACACGGTGCTGTTTACGACGGCGGTGGACGCGATCAACGCCCTGGTCACCGCCCAGTCCCTGCACCGGTTGCAAGCCGAGTTGAAGCGTTACATGACCCCTGCGGTGCTCGTGCTCGATGAGGTCGGCTACCTGCCGCTCGACAAGTCGGGGGCCGACCTGCTCTTCCAGATCGTCAGCCAACGCTACGAACGCGGCTCGCTGATCGTCACCACCAACAAGGCCTACAAACACTGGGCAGGGATCTTTAACAACGACGCTGGCATCACCGCGGCGATCTTGGACCGCCTGCTGCACCGCGCTCAGACCGTCGTCATCGAGGGCAAATCCTACCGCATGAAAGACCGCCTGGCCGACGAACCCGCAAGCTGA
- a CDS encoding IS21 family transposase, whose protein sequence is MIDYELYCRIKQAEAAGHSAPQIARSLQLHVQTVRRWQPQEKYVRSQAAQVPRPSKLDVHKPAIARWLEAHPFTAMQLWQKVRERGYTGGYSILKDYVRRVRPRNLEAFLTLKFAPGQTAQVDWGSFGSVEVDGTRRALSFFVMVLGYSRFLHVEFTLGQGQEWWLGCHRRAFEKLGGVPREVMVDNCKTAVLSHVPGTDPVYNAQYLDFARHYGFTIKACGPGHPQSKGMVENAVGYVKKSFLGGRQMNGFTELGPAASLWLETVANVRVHAETQGRPVDRLPEERAALLPLNPVASPAVRTLSVRASRRCRVSIETNRYSVPTKFAGALLTAQIEGAQVRFYADRTLVAEHARSFARRADVENPEHVRELEERKRQGARQRLRLRFLELSPAAPAYQRGLEERRLNAGHHLATIVGLVALYGTEAVGRAIESAHELGAYSSDYILNLLEQRARALPQAGPIHLTRADALAALELELRPPDLSPYTQ, encoded by the coding sequence GTGATCGATTACGAACTGTATTGCCGGATAAAACAGGCGGAGGCGGCCGGTCACAGTGCGCCGCAAATCGCCCGCTCGCTCCAGTTGCACGTGCAGACGGTGAGGCGCTGGCAGCCGCAGGAAAAGTACGTGCGCAGCCAGGCCGCGCAGGTGCCTAGGCCAAGCAAGCTCGACGTGCACAAGCCGGCGATCGCGCGGTGGCTGGAGGCCCATCCGTTCACCGCCATGCAGCTCTGGCAAAAGGTGCGCGAGCGGGGGTACACGGGCGGGTATTCAATTTTGAAAGACTACGTGCGGCGGGTGCGGCCGAGGAACCTGGAGGCGTTTCTTACCCTCAAGTTTGCCCCCGGCCAGACCGCGCAGGTGGACTGGGGCAGCTTTGGCTCGGTGGAGGTGGACGGCACCCGGCGGGCTTTAAGTTTTTTCGTCATGGTTTTGGGCTACAGCCGGTTCCTGCATGTGGAATTTACCCTCGGGCAGGGCCAGGAGTGGTGGCTGGGCTGTCACCGGCGCGCCTTTGAAAAACTCGGCGGGGTGCCGCGCGAGGTGATGGTCGATAACTGCAAGACGGCCGTCCTCTCGCATGTGCCCGGGACCGACCCGGTGTACAACGCCCAGTACCTGGACTTTGCCCGGCACTACGGGTTTACGATAAAAGCGTGCGGGCCGGGGCATCCGCAGTCCAAGGGCATGGTGGAAAACGCGGTGGGTTACGTGAAAAAAAGCTTCCTTGGCGGGAGGCAGATGAATGGGTTTACCGAGCTGGGGCCGGCCGCCAGCTTGTGGCTGGAAACGGTGGCCAACGTGCGCGTGCACGCTGAAACCCAGGGCCGGCCGGTGGACCGGCTGCCCGAGGAGCGCGCTGCGCTCCTGCCGCTTAACCCGGTGGCCAGTCCGGCGGTGCGCACCTTAAGCGTGCGGGCGTCGCGGCGGTGCCGGGTGAGTATCGAAACGAACCGCTACTCGGTGCCCACGAAGTTTGCCGGGGCGCTACTCACCGCGCAGATCGAGGGGGCGCAGGTGAGGTTTTATGCGGACCGCACCCTGGTGGCCGAGCATGCCCGCAGTTTTGCCCGCCGCGCCGATGTGGAAAACCCCGAGCATGTGCGCGAACTCGAGGAGCGCAAACGGCAGGGGGCGCGGCAGCGCCTGCGGCTACGGTTTTTGGAACTGAGCCCGGCGGCACCCGCCTACCAACGGGGGCTGGAGGAGCGCCGGCTCAACGCGGGACACCACCTGGCGACTATCGTGGGTTTGGTGGCCCTGTATGGAACGGAGGCAGTCGGCCGGGCGATCGAAAGCGCCCATGAACTCGGCGCCTACTCCAGCGATTACATCCTCAACTTGCTCGAACAACGCGCGCGGGCCTTGCCGCAAGCCGGGCCGATCCACCTCACCCGCGCCGACGCGTTGGCCGCACTGGAACTCGAACTGCGTCCCCCGGATTTAAGCCCCTATACCCAATGA
- a CDS encoding IS21 family transposase, whose amino-acid sequence MIDYELYCRIKQAEAAGHSAPQIARSLQLHVQTVRRWQAQEKYVRSQAAQVPRPSKLDVHKPAIARWLEAHPFTAMQLWQKVRERGYTGGYSILKDYVRRVRPRNLEAFLTLKFAPGQTAQVDWGSFGAVEVDGTRRALSFFVMVLGYSRFLHVEFTLGQGQEWWLGCHRRAFEKLGGVPREVMVDNCKTAVLSHVPGTDPVYNAQYLDFARHYGFTIKACGPGHPQSKGMVENAVGYVKKSFLGGRQMNGFTELGPAASLWLETVANVRVHAETQGRPVDRLPEERAALLPLNPVASPAVRTLSVRASRRCRVSIETNRYSVPTKFAGALLTAQIEGAQVRFYADRTLVAEHARSFARRADVENPEHVRELEERKRQGARQRLRLRFLELSPAAPAYQRGLEERRLNAGHHLATIVGLVALYGTEAVGRAIESAHELGAYSSDYILNLLEQRARALPQAGPIHLTRADALAALELELRPPDLSPYTQ is encoded by the coding sequence GTGATCGATTACGAACTGTATTGCCGGATAAAACAGGCGGAGGCGGCCGGTCACAGTGCGCCGCAAATCGCCCGCTCGCTCCAGTTGCACGTGCAGACGGTGAGGCGCTGGCAGGCGCAGGAAAAGTACGTGCGCAGCCAGGCCGCGCAGGTGCCTAGGCCAAGCAAGCTCGACGTGCACAAGCCGGCGATCGCGCGCTGGCTGGAGGCCCATCCGTTCACCGCCATGCAGCTCTGGCAAAAGGTGCGCGAGCGGGGGTACACGGGCGGGTATTCAATTTTGAAAGACTACGTGCGGCGGGTGCGGCCGAGGAACCTGGAGGCGTTTCTTACCCTCAAGTTTGCCCCCGGCCAGACCGCGCAGGTGGACTGGGGCAGTTTTGGCGCGGTGGAGGTGGACGGCACCCGGCGGGCTTTAAGTTTTTTCGTCATGGTTTTGGGGTACAGCCGGTTCCTGCATGTGGAATTTACCCTCGGGCAGGGCCAGGAGTGGTGGCTGGGCTGTCACCGGCGCGCCTTTGAAAAACTCGGCGGGGTGCCGCGCGAGGTGATGGTGGACAACTGCAAGACGGCCGTCCTCTCGCATGTGCCCGGGACCGACCCGGTGTACAACGCCCAGTACCTGGACTTTGCCCGGCACTACGGGTTTACGATAAAAGCGTGCGGGCCGGGGCATCCGCAGTCCAAGGGCATGGTGGAAAACGCGGTGGGTTACGTGAAAAAAAGCTTCCTTGGCGGGCGGCAGATGAACGGGTTTACCGAGCTGGGGCCGGCCGCCAGCTTGTGGCTGGAAACGGTGGCCAACGTGCGCGTTCACGCTGAAACCCAGGGCCGGCCGGTGGACCGGCTGCCCGAGGAGCGCGCTGCGCTCCTGCCGCTTAACCCGGTGGCCAGTCCGGCGGTGCGCACCTTAAGCGTGCGGGCGTCGCGGCGGTGCCGGGTGAGTATCGAAACGAACCGCTACTCGGTGCCCACGAAGTTTGCCGGGGCGCTACTCACCGCGCAGATCGAGGGGGCGCAGGTGAGGTTTTATGCGGACCGCACCCTGGTGGCCGAGCATGCCCGCAGTTTTGCCCGCCGCGCCGATGTGGAAAACCCCGAGCATGTGCGCGAACTCGAGGAGCGCAAACGGCAGGGGGCGCGGCAGCGCCTGCGGCTACGGTTTTTGGAACTGAGCCCGGCGGCACCCGCCTACCAACGGGGGCTGGAGGAGCGCCGGCTCAACGCGGGACACCACCTGGCGACTATCGTGGGTTTGGTGGCCCTGTATGGAACGGAGGCAGTCGGCCGGGCGATCGAAAGCGCCCATGAACTCGGCGCCTACTCCAGCGATTACATCCTCAACTTGCTCGAACAACGCGCGCGGGCCTTGCCGCAAGCCGGGCCGATCCACCTCACCCGCGCCGACGCGTTGGCCGCACTGGAACTCGAACTGCGTCCCCCGGATTTAAGCCCCTATACCCAATGA
- a CDS encoding ATP-binding protein, with protein MKTEPEKTDLLKDQLKYLKLGYLLRHHGELTAEAAKARCSHAEFLRRLVQAETQDRQIRALERRIQAARFPVKKTVDQFQWDWPKELNEAQVRHLFELGFVKERTNAVFCGGVGLGKTHLASALGYAACQAGYTVLFTTAVDAINALVTAQSLHRLQAELKRYMTPAVLVLDEVGYLPLDKSGADLLFQIVSQRYERGSLIVTTNKAYKHWAGIFNNDAGITAAILDRLLHRAQTVVIEGKSYRMKDRLADEPAS; from the coding sequence ATGAAAACAGAACCCGAAAAAACCGATTTATTAAAAGATCAACTCAAGTACCTGAAACTCGGTTACCTGCTGCGCCACCACGGCGAACTCACGGCCGAGGCGGCCAAGGCGCGCTGTTCGCACGCCGAATTTTTACGCCGACTGGTGCAGGCCGAGACCCAGGACCGCCAGATCCGGGCGCTGGAGCGGCGCATCCAGGCAGCGCGCTTCCCGGTCAAGAAAACCGTCGACCAGTTCCAGTGGGACTGGCCCAAGGAGTTGAACGAAGCGCAGGTGCGGCACCTCTTCGAACTGGGCTTTGTCAAGGAGCGCACCAACGCGGTGTTTTGCGGTGGTGTGGGGCTTGGGAAGACACATCTCGCGAGCGCGTTGGGCTACGCGGCGTGCCAGGCGGGCTACACGGTGCTGTTTACGACGGCGGTGGACGCGATCAACGCTTTGGTCACCGCCCAGTCCCTGCACCGGTTGCAAGCCGAGTTGAAGCGTTACATGACCCCTGCGGTGCTCGTGCTCGATGAGGTCGGCTACCTGCCGCTCGACAAGTCGGGGGCCGACCTGCTCTTCCAGATCGTCAGCCAACGCTACGAACGCGGCTCGCTGATCGTCACCACCAACAAGGCCTACAAACACTGGGCAGGGATCTTTAACAACGACGCTGGCATCACCGCGGCGATCCTGGACCGCCTACTGCACCGGGCCCAGACCGTCGTCATCGAGGGCAAATCCTACCGCATGAAAGACCGCCTGGCCGACGAACCTGCAAGCTGA
- a CDS encoding Hsp33 family molecular chaperone HslO, with protein MTDSTPVNPANSGLEVTTWFVRSRNALFAKADFSPLFVDYYLHLSDHAIKVTPEHDEIFKRTLAALVLHAVSRPWNELTAWTINLQQPLMNVFVTADNTDGSVTGRVFGENVKTFPTNLFYADVIRGQQPKRRSSVEFTGADPLVAVEAYYRQSEQRPARFFQTGEEEFALVSAHPDFDEVWFESLTTEQVARLPETETLGELEKRVYRWHCGCNQKRMLEVLAPVYRQDAADLFGEGETIEMRCPRCTARHVITREAMEAFVAKAP; from the coding sequence ATGACCGATTCGACGCCCGTAAACCCCGCCAACTCCGGCCTGGAAGTGACCACCTGGTTTGTGCGCAGCCGCAACGCCCTGTTCGCCAAGGCGGACTTCAGTCCGCTGTTCGTCGATTACTACCTGCACCTGTCCGACCACGCCATCAAGGTGACGCCCGAGCATGACGAGATTTTCAAACGCACGCTGGCGGCTTTGGTGCTGCACGCCGTCTCGCGTCCTTGGAACGAACTGACCGCGTGGACCATCAACCTTCAGCAGCCGTTGATGAATGTATTCGTCACCGCCGATAACACCGATGGCTCGGTTACGGGACGTGTGTTTGGCGAAAACGTGAAGACGTTTCCCACCAACTTGTTTTATGCCGACGTGATCCGCGGCCAGCAGCCCAAGCGGCGCAGCTCGGTCGAGTTTACCGGAGCCGATCCGCTGGTCGCGGTGGAGGCTTACTATCGCCAAAGCGAGCAGCGCCCTGCGCGGTTTTTTCAGACCGGCGAGGAGGAGTTTGCGCTCGTCTCCGCGCACCCCGACTTCGACGAGGTTTGGTTCGAATCGCTCACCACGGAGCAAGTGGCGCGTCTTCCCGAAACGGAGACGCTCGGTGAGCTCGAAAAGCGTGTTTACCGCTGGCATTGCGGGTGCAACCAGAAGCGCATGCTTGAAGTGCTCGCCCCGGTTTATCGGCAGGACGCCGCTGATCTGTTTGGCGAGGGCGAGACGATCGAGATGCGCTGCCCGCGCTGCACGGCGCGCCATGTGATCACGCGCGAAGCGATGGAGGCGTTTGTGGCCAAAGCCCCATGA
- a CDS encoding tRNA threonylcarbamoyladenosine dehydratase has protein sequence MSDGYNERFGGVGRLLGREALARLHDAHVCVIGVGGVGSWTVEGLARSGVGALTLIDLDDVCVTNVNRQLPALDGQIGRPKVAVLADRVRLINPACRVTALTEFFTAATAEAMLAPGFDCVVDAIDHTGNKALLIAECVRRGFPCVTVGGAGGKRDATRIRAADLGEAQGDDLLRLVRKKLRDDHGFAAGAGNRYQVRCVFSMERPVFPWADGTCQAAPEPGGRLKLDCASGFGTAVWVTGAFGLAAAQEAVGLLVSRQA, from the coding sequence ATGAGCGACGGTTACAACGAGAGATTTGGGGGCGTCGGACGGCTGCTCGGGCGCGAGGCGTTGGCCCGCCTGCACGATGCGCATGTGTGTGTGATCGGCGTGGGAGGGGTCGGCTCGTGGACGGTCGAGGGGCTGGCTCGCAGCGGCGTGGGGGCACTCACGCTCATCGATCTCGACGACGTCTGTGTGACCAACGTTAACCGCCAGCTGCCCGCGCTCGACGGCCAAATCGGCCGGCCCAAGGTTGCGGTGCTCGCCGACCGGGTGCGCTTGATCAACCCGGCTTGCCGCGTCACGGCGCTGACGGAGTTTTTCACTGCGGCGACGGCCGAGGCGATGCTGGCACCCGGTTTTGACTGCGTGGTGGATGCGATTGATCACACCGGCAACAAGGCGTTGCTCATCGCCGAGTGCGTGCGGCGCGGGTTCCCCTGCGTGACGGTGGGCGGCGCGGGCGGTAAACGCGACGCGACCCGTATCCGCGCGGCGGATCTGGGCGAGGCACAAGGCGACGACCTGCTGCGGCTAGTGCGCAAAAAACTGCGCGATGATCACGGTTTCGCGGCAGGGGCGGGTAACCGTTACCAGGTTCGGTGTGTATTTTCGATGGAGCGCCCCGTGTTCCCCTGGGCGGACGGCACCTGTCAGGCCGCGCCCGAGCCGGGTGGACGGCTCAAGCTGGACTGCGCGAGCGGCTTTGGCACGGCGGTGTGGGTCACTGGCGCGTTCGGTCTGGCCGCCGCTCAAGAGGCGGTGGGATTGCTGGTGAGTCGGCAAGCCTGA